DNA from Bacteroidota bacterium:
CGGTCGTCCTGCGCGCTCTCGGCCCAGGCCTGGCGCGCGAAGCAGCCGGTGGCGCGCCGGGTGAGGGCCTGGAACCGGTTGTGGTACGCCTCGAAGCCCTCGTCGATCAGGCGGGCCACGTCGGCGGCGGACGGGCCGGGGTTCGGAGAGTCAGTCACGGATCGCTGGAATCGGGGTCGAGGTCGGGCCGTCGCCGCTTTGCGAGCACCGCCGTCACGTCGCCCAGCCCGAGCCCGCGCTGCCGGAGCAGCACGAGGAGGTGGAAGACGAGGTCGGCGGCCTCGCCGGCGAGCGCGTCGTCGTCCGCGTTCTTGGCCGCGATGACGACCTCGACGGCTTCCTCGCCGACCTTCTGCGCGCAGCGGTCGAGGCCGGCGCTGGCGAGGCTCCGAACGTACGAGCCGGGACTGCCAGAAGCAAAGCGGTCGGCAATCGTGCGCTCCAGGTCGCCGAGGAGGCCGAGGCCGGGGTCGGCGTCGAAGCACGAGACGGCACCGGTGTGGCAGGTCGGGCCGGCGGGCTCGGCGAGCGCGAGGAGGGCGTCGCTGTCGCAGTCGAGGTGGAGGCTGCGGAGGCGGAGCGTGTGGCCTGAGGTCTCACCTTTGGTCCAGAGCGTCTCCCGGCTTCGGCTCCAAAAGGTCACGAGGCCGGTCGCGAGCGTCTGCTGGGCGGCGGTGCGGTCCATGTAGCCCAGCATCAGCACGCGCCGCGTGGCGGCGTCCTGCACGATCGCGGGGACGAGGCCGTCACCTTTGGCGAAGTCAAGGCGGTCGAGGTCGGCGGCGGTCAGCATGGGCGGACGGGGATGGCGCGCGCGGCGAGGTAGGCTTTGAGGTCGGGGAGGGCGAGCGTGCCGTAGTGGAAGAGCGAGGCGGCGAGGGCGGCGTCGGCGAGGCCGGCGGCGAAGACCTCGGCGAAGTGCTCCGGCGATCCGGCCCCGCCGGAGGCGATGAGGGGGACGCGGACGCGGGGCCGCGCGGCGGCGAGAAGCGCGGTGTCGAACCCGGCCTGCGTCCCGTCGGCGTCGACGGAGGTGAGGAGGATTTCGCCCGCGCCCGCGTCCTGCGCCTCGGCGAGCCAGGCGAGCGCGTCGCGGCCCGTGTCGGTGCGCCCGCCGCGCGTCATGACCGTCCAGCCCGAGGCCGTGTGCCCGGTCCGCTTGGCATCGACCGACAGCACGACGGCCTGGCTCCCGAACGCCTCGGCCAGTTCGCGGACGAGCGCGGGCCGCGCCACGGCCGACGAGTTGACTGCCACCTTGTCGGCCCCGGCTCCGAGCACCGACGCCGCGTCCTCGACGCTCGCAATCCCGCCGCCGACGGTGAACGGGATGTCGAGCGCCCGCCCGACGCGGAGCGCGAGGTCGGTCACGGTCTGCCGCTTCTCGACCGTCGCCGTGATGTCGAGGAAAACCACTTCGTCGGCCCCCTCGGCGGCGTAGCGGACGGCGAGTTCGACCGGGTCGCCCGCGTCGCGGAGGCCGACGAAGTTGACCCCTTTGACGGTCCGGCCGTCGCGGATGTCGAGGCAGGGAATGAGGCGGCGGGCGAGCATCAGGCTACGCCTCCGGCGCGGAACGCGGCGAGGTCGGCCGGGGCGAGCGCGCCCTCGATCCAGGCCCGCCCAAAAACGGCCCCGGCGGCTCCGGCGTCCCGGAGCGCTTCGAGATGAGCGACCGTGGCAATCCCGCCCGAGGCGATGACCGAGAAGGCCGGGAACGCGGCTGCGAGGCGTTCGATGAGCGCGGCGTTCGGACCAGTCATCATGCCGTCGGTCTGGATGTCCGTCACGATGACGGTCTGGACGCCGACGTAGGCGAGGCTCTCCAGCAGGATCTCCGCTTCGACGTCGGCGGTACGCTTCCAGCCGTGCGTGGCAGGCCGCCCGTCGCGTACGTCGAGGCCGACGACGATGCGGCCGGCCCCGAAGGCTTCGATGCACTGCCGGGCGAAGTCCGGGTCGGCGGCTACGCGGGAGCCGAGGATGGCCCGCGCTGCGCCGCGCCCGAGCACGTCGCCGACCGCCTCGACGGTGCGCAGCCCGCCGCCGACCTCGACCGGGATCGTGCTCTCGCTCAGCACCGCATCCAGAAACGGCGAGGCCGTCGGCTTTCCGTCGCGCGCGCCGTCGAGGTCCACGAGGTGCAGTCCGTCGGCGAACGGCGCGACGGCGCCCAGGACCGAGGCGGGCGTGGCGTCGTAGGTCGTCACGTCGTCGTAGTCGCCGCGCCGGAGGCGGACGGCGCGGCCGCCGAGGAGGTCGAGGGCAGGCCAGAGTTGGAAGCGGGCAGCCATAGGTCAGCGGGCGAGGAAGTTGCGGAGGATCGCGGCCCCGGCGTCGGCCGACTTCTCCGGGTGAAACTGCGTCGCAGCGACGCGCCCGCGCTCGACGACGGCGCTGAACTCGACGCCGGCGTAGTGGCACGTCGCCCGCGTCTCGGGGCCGACGGGCGCGGCGAAGGCGTGGACAAAATAGAGGTGCGCGCCGTCCACCAGGTCGTCGAGGAGCGGCGTCGGGGCGGTGAGGCGGAGCGTATTCCAGCCCATGTGCGGGACGGGCACGCCCGCGTCGGGGAAGCGGCGGACCGTCCCCGGCAGCAGGCCGAGGCACTCGGTGTCGTTGCCGGACGCGTCGCGCTCCTCGGAGCGCTCGTAGAGGAGTTGCAGCCCGAGGCACACGCCGAGGAGCGGCTGCTCGGTCGCCCGCAGCCAGTCGACGAGCCCCCGGTCGCGGAGTGCCGCCATCGCGCTCGCCGCCGCCCCGACGCCCGGCAGGATCACCCGCTCGGCCCGGTCCAGTTCTGCCGGGCTAGAGGTCAGCGTCCACGCCGCGCCGAGCCGGTCGAGCGCGTTCCCGACCGAGCGCGTGTTGCCCGCCCCGTAGTCGATGAGCGCGGTCACAGGCTGCCTTTCGTCGAGGGGATGGACGACGCGGCGCGCGGGTCGGTCTCAGCGGCGGCGCGGAGGGCGCGGGCGAAGGCTTTCGTCATGGCTTCGATGCGGTGGTGCTCGTTCCGTCCCGGTGCCAGCAGCCGGAGGTGGAGGGCGAGCTTGGCCTCGACGGCGAGGCTCTGGAAGAAGTGCGGCACCATCTCGGTGCTGAGTGCGCCCACCATCTCGCGCTCGGGCGCGTAGTCGGTCTCGAACGCGAAGCGCCCGCCGAGGTCGACCGCGGCGGCGCAGAGGACCTCGTCCATCGGCACGAGGGCGTCGCCGTAGCGCCGGATGCCGCGCCGCTCGCCGAGCGCGTCGCGGAGCGCCTGCCCGAGGACGAGGCCGACGTCCTCGACGAGATGGTGGTCGTCCACGTCGTCACCCTCGGCCTCGACCGTGAGGTCTGTCAGGCTGTGCTTGGCGAGGAGGTGCAGCATGTGGTTCAGGAACCCGTTCGGGACCGCGCCCTCGTACTGCCCGGTGCCGTCGAGCCGGAGCGAGAGCCGGATGCGCGTCTCGGCCGTCGCCCGCTCTACCGACGCCGAGCGCCCGAGCACGTCGGCCACGACGGCCTCGGCGAGGGCGAGCCAGTCGGGGTAATCGGTCACGCGGTACCCCCGCAGCCCGAGCGCGTCGGCGAACTGCACGTCGCTCTCGCGGTCCCCGACCATGATCGACTCGGCGTTGTAGGCGATGCCTTCGACGAGGCCGGTGCGCGGCTTGCGGCAGGCGCAGCCGTCCTCCGGGTGGTGCGAGCACACGAGCGTCTCCCCGAAGGCGACCCCCTCGCTCGCCAGAATCTCGAACAGCTTGGCGTTGACGGCCTCGAACGTCGCGGTCGGGTTGGCATCCGTCCCGAGGCCATCCTGATTCGTCACCATGACGAGCTCGAAGCCGGCGTCCGTGAGGCGGCGCAGACCGGAGATCGTGCGCGGGAGTAGACGGAGGTCGCCCAGGCCGCCGACCTGGTAGGGCGTCGGGTGGTCCGGCCCCGGCTCCCAGACGAGGGTCCCGTCGCGGTCGATAAAGGCGATGCGGCGGCTCATGAGTCGAGGCGGACAGTGACGGCGCGGGCGTGGGCCTCTAGTTCCTCGGCGCGGGCCAGCGTTGTGACGGCGGGGGCAAGGGCACCCAGCCCGGCGCGGTCGAGCGTCTGGAACGTGACCGTGCGCTGGAACGCCTCGACGCTCAGCCCGCTCGTGCTCCGGGCGAGGCCGGCCGTCGGGAGCGTGTGGTTCGTGCCCGAGGCGTAGTCGCCCACGCTCTCCGGCGTGAGCGGGCCGCAGAAGACCGAGCCCGCGTTCGTGATCGCCCGGGCCGTCGCCTCCCAGTCGTCGAGGTGGAGGATGAGGTGCTCCGGCGCGTACCGGTTCGAGAACCGGACGGCGGCTTCGACCGAGCCGGTGACGACGGCGAAGCTGTGGGCGAGGGCGGCTTCGGCCGTCTCGCGGCGGGGGAGGGTCTCAAGCTGCGCCTCGACTTCGCGCTCGACGGCCTCAACGAGCGCCGCGTCGGTGGCGACGAGGACGACCTGGCTGTCGGTGCCGTGCTCGGCCTGGCTCAGCAGGTCGGCGGCGACGAAGGCCGGGTTTGCCTCCGCGCCTGCGATGACAAGGACCTCGCTCGGCCCGGCGACCATGTCGACGGCGCAGAACCGGCTCGCCCGCCACTTGGCGGCGGTGACGTAGGCGTTGCCCGGCCCGAAGATTTTGTCCACGCGCAGCACGCTCTCCGTCCCGAGCGCGAGCGCAAACACGCCCTGCGCGCCGCCGACCTGCACGACCTCCGTCAGCCCGAGGTAGCCCGCCACTGCGAGGATCGGCTCGGCGGCCGGCGGCGGCGTGGCGACGACAATGCGGGCACACCCTGCGATTTGTGCTGGGATCGCCGTCATCAGGAGCGTGCTGACGAGCGGAGCCGTCCCGCCCGGCACGTACAGCCCGACCCGCTCGATGGGCCGCGTCTCGCGCCAGCACCGCACGCCCGGCATCGTCTCGACCGCGTAGCCTGCGCTGCCCTGGGGTGCGTGGAACGCCCGGAGGTTCGCCGCGGCCGTCTCGACCGCCGCCCGGAACTCGGGCGCGGCGGCGTCCCACGCTTCGGCGAGCCTCGCCTCGGGCACGAGCAGGTCGTCCACCGCCGTGTCGAACTGCGTGTTGAAGACGCGCAGCGCCTCGTCGCCGCGCTCGCGCACGGCCGTTTCGATAGCGGTCACAACATCGAGCACGCGTCCGTCGAGCGCGGCCGGCCGGGCGCACAGCCGCTCAGTGTCGGCGTCCGAGAGGTCGGTCAGGTGGTAGACTTGGAGGCGGTTTGTCGCGGTCATTGGACCAGTTGTTCGATGGGCATGACGAGGATACCGACGGCCCCGGCCTCTCTCAGCGCGTGCATGGTCTCCCAGAACACGTCGAGGCCGACGACCGTCGCGATGCTGACCCAGCCTTCGCTTGTCAGCGGCGAGATCGTCGGCGTCTTGAGGCCGGGGAGGAGGGCGCGGATGCGCTCGACCGCCTCGCGCGGGGCGTTCATCACGACGTAGCGCGTGCGCTCGGCAGCGAGGCGGGAGCGGATGCGGACGAGAAGCCGGTCGAGGAGGTCCTGCCCGTCCCCGTCCAGGGGGCGGCCGAAGAGTACGGCCTCGGAGCGGAGCACGGTCTCGAACTCCGTCAGCCCGTTCTGCGCGAGCGTCGAGCCGGTCGCCACGAGGTCGCAGACCGCGTCCGCAATCCCGAGCGACGGGGCGATCTCGACCGACCCACTGAGGTCGACGATTTTCGCCTCGACATCCCGTGCTTCCAGCCAGCGCCCGAGCGTGCGGGGGTACGAGGTCGCGATGCGCGCCCCGCCGAGGTCGATCTCAGCCGGTGCGGCCAGGCTCAGACGGCACCGCCCGAAGCCGAGGCGCTCGATTACGGTCAGCGCCCCGCACCCGCGCTCCGAGAGCACGTCCTCGCCGCAGAGCCCGAGGTCGGCCCCGCCGTCGGCGACGACCTCGGGGATGTCCTTGCTGCGCAGGAAGAGGAGGTCGAGCGGGAAGCCCGTGCCGGTGGCGGTGAGGCCGTGGGCGCTCGTCTGGAACGAGAGGCCGCAGGCGCGGAGGAAGTCGAGGGTCTGGTCGGCGAGACGGCCGGACTTCTGGACGGCGAGGCGGAGGGTCAAAACGTGTTATGTTGTTTTAGCACGTTAAAACGTACGGAGGCGATAGGTTCCCGTCAACCCGCCGGTCCGTCAAGCCTCCACGAAGCCGGTCGATGCCCTGCGGCTATCAGGTAGGGCGTGCTCGCCGAGCGCGCCGCCCTCGGCAGCCCCGGACGCCTCCCCGCGCCCCCACCCCAGATGCGAGGCACCCCCAAGCCGAGAGGCAGGCCTGTCGAGCAGGGGCTTACAGGCAGGACACGACAGCTTTCGCTGGCGCGTGCGATCTCAAGCTCCGATCCATTATGCACGTCATCCCCGCCCGTTCGACTGCGCTCAGGACAGGCTCCGGCGGGGACCCACAGGCGTGCTGGATGGTGGGCCCCGGATCGGAGTCCGGGGTGACTGCTGGATGGGGGCTGGAAGTCATCGAAAGTGGTGCCGGACCGTCGATCTGCCTCAGCCCTCGCCCAGCCGCTCCAGGGCGCGGTCGTAGCCGCCGCGTCCGTGCTGGAGCCAGTGCGCGACGCGCGTGACGGTCGCCGTGCTGACGCCGGTCTGCTCGGCGATCGTGCGGTAGGGGAGGCCCTCCTTGAGCTTGCGCACGACCTGCCATCGCTCGGTCAGCGCGTGGAGTTCGCTGAGCGTGCAGAGGTCGCGGAAGAAGTCCTCGCACTCGGCGACCGTCTCCACCGTCAGGATCGCGCGGAATAGGTCGTCGCTCGTGGGACCGAACTCGAAGTCACTCATCGTCGCATTGTGGTAGCACGGTGCTATGATACGATAGCATCGTCTTTCCGTCCGTGACCCCACGCGGCGCTATGCCCGGTGAGGAGCGCACGTAGCCTCTTGTGGAGCGCCTGCGCTCGCCGACCGTCGAATTGGTACGTTTCGCAAGCGAGCGCGCCGTATGTTAGTCGTCACTCACACTCCTGAGGTCGCTATATAGTCTTTCAACCGTCGTGCCATGTCCAGCTTATCGGAAGAAGAAGTCGAGGGAGGTATGTGGTTGATCTCGATACAATCGTCCTCCGCAACCTCGGCCCCTGTGAATGTCTACACCACCTTCCCTTGGCGGAAGACCGTTATCGCTCTATCTGCCTCCTTTCTGTTGAGCATTGCTCTCTTTGGTTGCGCAGGTGTACAAGTCCCTTCCTTCCCGACATCCAACCCGGATAACACGAAAATCATTCGGCTTCGTGACCTCGGCGACAACCTAGAGGTCTACGAAGTGTCCCCGCGCTACAACGCGCTCACAAACGGCGTTTCCTACGTCCAAATCGGCGTTGAAGATTACGACACATTGTTCAGGAGGTCTGCTGAGGTTGCAGCGTCTGTCCAGCAGTTGCGCTACACAGTCGACCACTTCAACCAGAACGGCTTCTCGTTCTCGTCCCCTGGAGACGCTCTCTTCCTCCGCGACATGACAGCGTGGGGTATCCAAGCAATCCCCGACCTCGTTTCCGCCGTACCCGACCTCCTTCGATCAGGTACGAATGTCATTACTGCGCCGACCGAACTCCGGGACGTAGGCTTCACTAAGATACCGGCTATCATTCAGGGAGCACGCCTCGCCGTCACCAACCTCGAAGATGCCGAACGGCAAATCCAAGGCTTGGCTAATTCCCTAGGTGATGTGTCAGAAACTGTCCGCTCCGGGATTGAACTCCCCGATGTGCAGCGTCTGATCAGTGGCTTCACACCAAACAATGTGGTTCAGTGGGCCTCGACTTACGTAACCAACATTGACCAACAGCCGCTCACGACCAATCTAGATATGGCATACTCTGGCGATATCAAGTTGGACAACGACATACCCGGCGACCCTATCCCGCTCCTAGGACAGCCCCGAGACGCAAATGGTGTCTTCTTCCTGGTCTCCGGTATTTATGAGTACAACGCGCGGAGCTACTGCCTGAAGGCCGGAGCGCACGGGCAGAGCAGGGGACGAGGCTACCTACCTGCTGCCCTCACCGGTCCGAAGGCGAGCGTGATCGAAACAATCCTGCGCAATGCTGCGCAGTGGCACGGTGAGGTTTCACAGCGGGATGTGCAGGTCCTTTTGTGGGCCATCATTGCTCAGAAGGAGTACGACGATATGCCTCTGACTATGCAGCAGACGGCAAGCAGACTGCTACCCCCGGGCGAACTTGTCAAGCTGAACGGTGGTCCGCTCAGCCTCGTCGGCAGCGAGCGCCTCGACGCCTTCCGCGAGAGTGTAGACCGCCAGCTTGCTCCCCTCTCAGAACCGCTCCAGCAAGTCTTTCGCGCAGAGGCTCGCATTCGCCAACTCGCGTCTACTACGGCACTCGACCTACCCTCCAATAGAATTGACTTCGAGGCCTTTGAGCAACTCGCCGTCCAGCCTGGCGATGCCCCGCCGGATCCGGACGCGCCGGACGTCCCGTATGGTGCATGGCTCGCCCACCCCGACGGGTACTATGTCAGCTACCGTCCGAGCAGATACTCCCATATAAATGTACGTGTATATGTACCTCCATCAACCGAAGGTCGCGTAATGTTCGACCCTCCCGCTACCGTAGCTGTCCCCGGAAATCGGAATGCGCAGAGGCTCGGTACCGAATCGCTGCCGAGCGAAAGGCTCTGCGAAAGCGTGCGGGCATATATAGAAGGATTTGATTTAGAGGATCATGGGTATCTGTTTTCGGGCAATCCCGCCCGCGACTTTGGTAGCGACTACCATTGGTATCAACTCGCGCCTGGAGACCCCGGGTCCATCCCAATCTGTCAAACCTCTAATCCTTGCTGTACGAAGAAAAACGTGTACAAGGAGATGCTATCGAAGAGAATGTTTATGGCTCCAGTCCAACCACTCACAGGTGCAAACCTCAGGGTGCGCAACTGCAGTATATCTAATCTAGCTCCTCCCGAGTGGTGGCAGTACGTCACACAAGTCAGGTTTGATGATAAGGTTATGCATATTATTCCGCCAGGTCTCGATTCTAATACGCCTTCTTACATGGCAAGAAATTACACGCTCGATCCCTTAGGTCCTATCAACTCCCACATATTCCATCCTGGAAGGGTAACACGAACCGTAGAAGAGCATGAAAGTCAGATCTGGGTTCGAACTATTGGGGAAGGTACGTGTAGTTTCTCGGCTCTAGGTGATCTTATCACTCCGTATGAGAGCTGTAGAGAGTTCAATGAAAGAGAGGGGCCTGGCATATTTCGTATTATAGATACCTCGCTGAGAGACCACTTCAACTCCTTAGACTGTGGCCCATGATGGTTGTAGTTGATTTTAAGGACTGAATAGTCCCCACGACAAGGTAGGTTGCCAAGAGGAAGCTTTCGATTTCACAGCGGCGCACCGAACCAGGCATCACGTGGGGCGTGACACCGAGGCTAAGAACGCAGCGGGTACGTTCCACAACCATGCGACTGCAAAGGAGGACCGCATCGTCGTGGAGCGGAACAGGCGGCCTATCGCGACCCTCGCTTCTCTCGACGACCTCGAAGCGCTCGAAGATGCCGCCCGACGCGCGAGCAGCGGACGAGGCAAAAGCCGAGGGCGGAGCTATCTCGCTCGCGGACTTTCTAAAGGAGCTAGAGTCGAAGAGATAACCCAGCGGCCCGCCACATCGCACCAGCGCCTGACCCACACGTGGAGGTCGGGCGCTGCGAGCGTGACGCAGGGTACGGGCGCTACTCGCCCAGGTCCACGACCGGGGCACCGGTGGCCGGTAGCCCGTCGGCGATCTGGGCGATCTCGGCTGTGATGGCGTCGAGCTCTTCGCGCGCCTGCCGCAACTCGCGCTCGGCGATGTCGACCGACGCGCGGTGCAGCGGCGTCGGGCCGTACTGCGTGCTCAGGCCGCGGTACCCGACGAACATGCGCGACCGCATCGACGGCGGGGTGCGCTCGCGGAGCGACCGCTTGGTGGGCGAGCCGTAGAGCGCCACGTCGAGGTCGTAAAGCTGCGTCTGCACGGCATCGATGCGCGCGGCGAGGGCGTCGTCGGGGCGGCGCGCGCGGTCGTGGGCGGCTTCGAGCGCCTCGGTGCGGTCCTCGGCGCGCTCCACGGCGTTCGAGAACAGCGTCATCTCGGTCATCAGGCGCTCCATGCGCTCGCGGAACGCGGCTAGGTCGGCAACCGGGGCCGAGCGGAGGGCACCGTCGCGCAGCGGCACCACGTCGAACGAGACCGGCCCGGAGAGCGTGCGCGCGTCCCCGTCGGCGATGCGCACGAGCGTGGCCGAGTAGGTGCCCGGCTCGACCTCGAAGCCGTTCACGCGATTCTCCTCGCCCGGCGTAACCGGTCCGAGCGCGTCGCGTTCGAGGTCCCACGCCACGCGGTGCAGGCCCTTCGACGTGCGGCCTTCGACGCGTGCGACCACGTCGCCCTGGGCGTCGCGGACGTGTAGCTCGACGCGGTCGGCCTCTTCACTACGTTCGGCGTCGAGGGCGTCCCAGCCGGGGAAGGGGATGTCGTCACCGTCCTCGATCTCGCCCTCGACCTCCTGGCGCTGGGCTTCGAGGCTCTGGTAGCCGTCGCGGAGGTAGTACGTGAAGACGGCCCCGTACTCGGGGTTGGGCGCGCGGTACTCGTCGTTGCCGACCGAGCCATTCGTCGCCCGGCGGTAGCGGAAGCGCTTGGCGTCGCGCAGGCCGAACAGGTGGCCCTCGCCCGCCAGCACGCGGTCGGTCACCTCGCGCAGCGGGCTGTAGTCGTCCAGCACGAGGAAGCCGCGCCCGAACGTCCCTGCGACGAGGTCGTGCTCGCGGCGCTGGATCACGAGGTCGCGCACCCCGATCGTCGGCATGTCGCCGCCGAGTTCGATCCACTGGCCGCCGCGGTCGGGCGAGAAGTAGACGCCGAACTCCGTCGCCGCGAAGAGCAGGTTCGGCTGGACGTGGTCCTGGACGAGCCGCCACACGAGCGTGCGCTCGGGGATGCCGTCAGTCGCCATCGCCCACGTCCGGCCGCGGTCGGTGCTCTTGACGAGGTAGGGCGCGAAGTCGCCGACCTTGTGGTTGTCGAGCGCAGCGTAGACGGTGTTGGCGTCGTGGAGGTCAGCGTAGACGTGGTTGACGAATGCCGTCTCCGGCACGCCCCGGATCGAGCCGACCTCGACTTCGCGCCACGAGCCGCCACCGTTCTCGGTGATCTGGATCAGCCCGTCGTCCGTCCCGGCGTAGATCAGGTTCGGGTCCTGCGCCGAGACATCGACCGAGGTGATCGTGTTGTAGACCGACATCGCGTAGACGTCCCACGCGTTATCGATGGACTGGGTGCGGCCCATGATCGGAAGCTCGAAGCGCTCCTGGTCGCGCGTCAGGTCGCCCGAGAGAGCCGTCCAACTGTCGCCTCGGTCGGTCGACATCCAGACGCGCTGCGAGGCGAAGTAGAGCGTCGCCGGGTCGTGCGGGCTGACGAGGATCGGCGCGTCCCAGTTGTAGCGCTCCGGCCCCTCGCCCGCGCCTGGCTGGGGCTGGATGAACGTCGGCTCGCCGGTCACGCGGTCGATGCGGTGCAGGTTGCCCTGCTGCGACTGCGCGTAGGTGATGCTCGGGTTGCCC
Protein-coding regions in this window:
- the hisH gene encoding imidazole glycerol phosphate synthase subunit HisH, whose protein sequence is MTALIDYGAGNTRSVGNALDRLGAAWTLTSSPAELDRAERVILPGVGAAASAMAALRDRGLVDWLRATEQPLLGVCLGLQLLYERSEERDASGNDTECLGLLPGTVRRFPDAGVPVPHMGWNTLRLTAPTPLLDDLVDGAHLYFVHAFAAPVGPETRATCHYAGVEFSAVVERGRVAATQFHPEKSADAGAAILRNFLAR
- a CDS encoding YerC/YecD family TrpR-related protein; the protein is MSDFEFGPTSDDLFRAILTVETVAECEDFFRDLCTLSELHALTERWQVVRKLKEGLPYRTIAEQTGVSTATVTRVAHWLQHGRGGYDRALERLGEG
- a CDS encoding HisA/HisF-related TIM barrel protein, with the protein product MAARFQLWPALDLLGGRAVRLRRGDYDDVTTYDATPASVLGAVAPFADGLHLVDLDGARDGKPTASPFLDAVLSESTIPVEVGGGLRTVEAVGDVLGRGAARAILGSRVAADPDFARQCIEAFGAGRIVVGLDVRDGRPATHGWKRTADVEAEILLESLAYVGVQTVIVTDIQTDGMMTGPNAALIERLAAAFPAFSVIASGGIATVAHLEALRDAGAAGAVFGRAWIEGALAPADLAAFRAGGVA
- a CDS encoding glycosyl hydrolase, which translates into the protein MVYAAIETDQRTGGVWMSADRGASWKKMSDAVAGGTGPHYYQELYASPHHEGRLYLMDVRVQQSNDHGETFFVQNTAGKHVDNHALAFHPTDPDYLLAGTDGGLYESFDGAESWRYIDNLPVTQYYKVAVDDAVPFYNVYGGTQDNGSHGGPSATDTREGAGNGDWFLTLGGDGHQSATEPGNPSITYAQSQQGNLHRIDRVTGEPTFIQPQPGAGEGPERYNWDAPILVSPHDPATLYFASQRVWMSTDRGDSWTALSGDLTRDQERFELPIMGRTQSIDNAWDVYAMSVYNTITSVDVSAQDPNLIYAGTDDGLIQITENGGGSWREVEVGSIRGVPETAFVNHVYADLHDANTVYAALDNHKVGDFAPYLVKSTDRGRTWAMATDGIPERTLVWRLVQDHVQPNLLFAATEFGVYFSPDRGGQWIELGGDMPTIGVRDLVIQRREHDLVAGTFGRGFLVLDDYSPLREVTDRVLAGEGHLFGLRDAKRFRYRRATNGSVGNDEYRAPNPEYGAVFTYYLRDGYQSLEAQRQEVEGEIEDGDDIPFPGWDALDAERSEEADRVELHVRDAQGDVVARVEGRTSKGLHRVAWDLERDALGPVTPGEENRVNGFEVEPGTYSATLVRIADGDARTLSGPVSFDVVPLRDGALRSAPVADLAAFRERMERLMTEMTLFSNAVERAEDRTEALEAAHDRARRPDDALAARIDAVQTQLYDLDVALYGSPTKRSLRERTPPSMRSRMFVGYRGLSTQYGPTPLHRASVDIAERELRQAREELDAITAEIAQIADGLPATGAPVVDLGE
- the hisIE gene encoding bifunctional phosphoribosyl-AMP cyclohydrolase/phosphoribosyl-ATP diphosphatase HisIE, whose product is MLTAADLDRLDFAKGDGLVPAIVQDAATRRVLMLGYMDRTAAQQTLATGLVTFWSRSRETLWTKGETSGHTLRLRSLHLDCDSDALLALAEPAGPTCHTGAVSCFDADPGLGLLGDLERTIADRFASGSPGSYVRSLASAGLDRCAQKVGEEAVEVVIAAKNADDDALAGEAADLVFHLLVLLRQRGLGLGDVTAVLAKRRRPDLDPDSSDP
- the hisB gene encoding histidinol-phosphatase, whose protein sequence is MSRRIAFIDRDGTLVWEPGPDHPTPYQVGGLGDLRLLPRTISGLRRLTDAGFELVMVTNQDGLGTDANPTATFEAVNAKLFEILASEGVAFGETLVCSHHPEDGCACRKPRTGLVEGIAYNAESIMVGDRESDVQFADALGLRGYRVTDYPDWLALAEAVVADVLGRSASVERATAETRIRLSLRLDGTGQYEGAVPNGFLNHMLHLLAKHSLTDLTVEAEGDDVDDHHLVEDVGLVLGQALRDALGERRGIRRYGDALVPMDEVLCAAAVDLGGRFAFETDYAPEREMVGALSTEMVPHFFQSLAVEAKLALHLRLLAPGRNEHHRIEAMTKAFARALRAAAETDPRAASSIPSTKGSL
- the hisD gene encoding histidinol dehydrogenase — translated: MTATNRLQVYHLTDLSDADTERLCARPAALDGRVLDVVTAIETAVRERGDEALRVFNTQFDTAVDDLLVPEARLAEAWDAAAPEFRAAVETAAANLRAFHAPQGSAGYAVETMPGVRCWRETRPIERVGLYVPGGTAPLVSTLLMTAIPAQIAGCARIVVATPPPAAEPILAVAGYLGLTEVVQVGGAQGVFALALGTESVLRVDKIFGPGNAYVTAAKWRASRFCAVDMVAGPSEVLVIAGAEANPAFVAADLLSQAEHGTDSQVVLVATDAALVEAVEREVEAQLETLPRRETAEAALAHSFAVVTGSVEAAVRFSNRYAPEHLILHLDDWEATARAITNAGSVFCGPLTPESVGDYASGTNHTLPTAGLARSTSGLSVEAFQRTVTFQTLDRAGLGALAPAVTTLARAEELEAHARAVTVRLDS
- the hisF gene encoding imidazole glycerol phosphate synthase subunit HisF, whose product is MLARRLIPCLDIRDGRTVKGVNFVGLRDAGDPVELAVRYAAEGADEVVFLDITATVEKRQTVTDLALRVGRALDIPFTVGGGIASVEDAASVLGAGADKVAVNSSAVARPALVRELAEAFGSQAVVLSVDAKRTGHTASGWTVMTRGGRTDTGRDALAWLAEAQDAGAGEILLTSVDADGTQAGFDTALLAAARPRVRVPLIASGGAGSPEHFAEVFAAGLADAALAASLFHYGTLALPDLKAYLAARAIPVRPC
- the hisG gene encoding ATP phosphoribosyltransferase, producing MTLRLAVQKSGRLADQTLDFLRACGLSFQTSAHGLTATGTGFPLDLLFLRSKDIPEVVADGGADLGLCGEDVLSERGCGALTVIERLGFGRCRLSLAAPAEIDLGGARIATSYPRTLGRWLEARDVEAKIVDLSGSVEIAPSLGIADAVCDLVATGSTLAQNGLTEFETVLRSEAVLFGRPLDGDGQDLLDRLLVRIRSRLAAERTRYVVMNAPREAVERIRALLPGLKTPTISPLTSEGWVSIATVVGLDVFWETMHALREAGAVGILVMPIEQLVQ